A portion of the Pseudomonadota bacterium genome contains these proteins:
- a CDS encoding leucyl aminopeptidase, translating into MNTSFVEQAVAPGDGTLILGVFSDGAFDAVTQPYDTACGGALRRIVDASRFSGKRDDTLDVTASFDGAARQVVLVGLGEPDKLDARAWEEIGGALAAHLTTTGQTAAVLALDTPVDAPLSGGRALAHVALGLRLRGYSYDRYRTSRDDDAPCRIDRLTVATHEVETARAAWQDLDAVAGGIELARDLVNQPANDLFPVSFVEQIGSLADLGVDIEAHGPDYLSEQGMGAMQAVAQGSGHEPRLLILRWSGADDPDAAPLCFIGKGLTFDSGGISIKPAKGMEEMKGDMAGGGAVVGALQALAARNAGVNAVGIVGLVENMAGSRAYRPGDVLTSKAGWTIEVLNTDAEGRLVLLDLLAYAVERFEPAAMIDLATLTYDIMAGLGLVYSGMYTNADALAADLEAASAASGEKLWRMPLDQEYEDNLGSDIADLRQFAEPGDYADAAHAAQLLQRFARGRPWAHLDIAGKEMAYDDKPLCPKGGTGVGVRLLDAFARIREDSGDPDS; encoded by the coding sequence ATGAACACTTCGTTTGTCGAACAGGCTGTGGCGCCCGGCGACGGCACACTGATTCTTGGCGTCTTTTCCGACGGCGCCTTCGACGCCGTCACGCAACCCTACGACACGGCATGCGGCGGCGCGCTTCGCCGGATCGTTGACGCCAGCCGGTTCTCCGGCAAGCGTGACGATACCCTGGACGTCACGGCCTCGTTCGACGGCGCGGCACGCCAGGTCGTCCTTGTCGGCCTCGGCGAACCCGACAAACTGGACGCACGGGCTTGGGAAGAGATCGGCGGAGCGCTTGCCGCTCACCTGACGACGACGGGTCAAACGGCTGCTGTCCTGGCCCTCGATACGCCTGTGGACGCGCCGCTCTCCGGCGGTAGGGCACTTGCCCATGTCGCTTTGGGCCTGCGCCTGCGCGGCTACAGTTATGATCGTTACCGGACGTCAAGGGATGACGATGCCCCCTGTCGAATCGACCGGTTGACGGTCGCAACACACGAAGTCGAAACGGCGCGGGCGGCCTGGCAAGACCTAGACGCCGTCGCAGGCGGTATCGAACTCGCCCGCGATCTCGTCAACCAGCCAGCCAACGACCTTTTCCCTGTGTCGTTTGTCGAGCAGATCGGATCCTTGGCCGATCTCGGCGTCGATATCGAAGCGCACGGTCCGGACTATCTGAGCGAACAAGGCATGGGCGCCATGCAGGCGGTCGCACAGGGCAGCGGTCATGAACCGCGTCTGCTGATCCTGCGCTGGTCGGGCGCCGATGACCCGGATGCCGCGCCACTCTGTTTCATCGGCAAGGGCCTGACTTTTGACAGCGGCGGCATCTCGATCAAACCGGCCAAGGGCATGGAGGAAATGAAAGGCGATATGGCCGGCGGCGGCGCCGTCGTCGGCGCGCTGCAGGCGCTCGCCGCACGCAACGCCGGGGTCAACGCGGTCGGGATTGTCGGCCTCGTCGAGAACATGGCCGGCAGCCGCGCCTATCGACCGGGTGATGTCCTGACGTCGAAAGCCGGCTGGACCATCGAGGTCTTGAACACCGACGCGGAAGGCCGCCTGGTTCTGCTCGACCTGCTGGCCTATGCGGTCGAGCGTTTCGAGCCGGCCGCCATGATCGATCTGGCGACGCTGACCTATGACATCATGGCCGGTCTGGGCCTCGTCTACAGCGGCATGTACACCAACGCCGACGCGCTTGCCGCCGACTTGGAAGCTGCATCGGCCGCCAGCGGTGAGAAGCTGTGGCGCATGCCGCTGGATCAGGAGTACGAGGACAACCTGGGCTCCGACATCGCCGACTTGCGCCAGTTCGCCGAGCCCGGCGACTACGCGGACGCGGCCCATGCCGCGCAGTTGCTGCAGCGTTTCGCGCGTGGCCGCCCGTGGGCCCATCTGGACATCGCCGGCAAGGAGATGGCCTATGACGACAAGCCGCTCTGCCCCAAGGGCGGCACCGGCGTCGGCGTGCGCCTGCTCGACGCCTTCGCGCGAATCCGCGAGGACAGCGGCGATCCGGACAGCTAG
- a CDS encoding SDR family oxidoreductase codes for MRASYDLQGRKALVTGGASGIGLGAVEAFLRCGASVAINDLPSSPRLAEEVERLKSEGHDVVAAPGDVGNADDAPRMIREAAEALNGLDYLINNAGTPGTSLPIPAADFDAQDEAFWDKLLNVNLIGPYRCTKAATPFLKASGGAIVNTASISAHGGGGSSSVYCATKAGLVNLTKEWARALAPDVRVNAIAPGAVDSPWECRFPDMFDDIENIVPLKRVGSPDDYGDTILFLSAGADYVTGQTLNVDGGLTT; via the coding sequence ATGCGGGCAAGCTATGATCTTCAGGGCCGCAAGGCGCTGGTCACCGGCGGTGCGTCGGGCATCGGCCTGGGCGCGGTCGAGGCGTTCTTGCGCTGTGGCGCCAGCGTCGCCATCAACGACCTGCCGAGCTCGCCGCGTCTGGCCGAGGAAGTCGAACGTCTGAAGTCGGAAGGCCATGACGTCGTCGCCGCGCCCGGGGATGTCGGCAATGCCGACGACGCACCACGCATGATCCGCGAAGCCGCCGAGGCACTCAACGGCCTGGACTACTTGATCAACAACGCGGGCACGCCGGGCACCTCGCTGCCGATCCCGGCCGCCGATTTCGATGCCCAGGATGAAGCGTTCTGGGACAAGCTCTTGAACGTCAATCTGATCGGCCCCTATCGCTGCACCAAGGCGGCGACACCGTTCCTGAAGGCGTCCGGCGGCGCGATCGTCAACACGGCGTCGATCTCGGCCCACGGCGGCGGCGGCTCCAGCTCGGTCTATTGCGCGACCAAGGCAGGGCTGGTGAACTTGACCAAGGAGTGGGCGCGCGCGCTGGCGCCAGACGTGCGCGTCAACGCCATCGCGCCGGGCGCGGTCGACTCGCCCTGGGAGTGCCGCTTCCCCGACATGTTCGACGATATCGAAAACATCGTGCCGCTGAAGCGTGTGGGGTCGCCGGACGACTATGGCGACACCATCCTGTTCCTGTCGGCCGGCGCCGACTACGTCACGGGCCAGACACTGAACGTCGACGGCGGCCTGACCACATAA
- a CDS encoding fumarylacetoacetate hydrolase family protein, producing the protein MKLVRYGRPGKEKPGLVDDSGAMRSLADEIDDIDPSVLSAAALKRLSRIDPASLPKVRGKPRLGPPLAGINKIICIGLNYTDHAEEVGMAAPDKPIVFFKPTTTLCGPNDAIELLPDSRHGDWEVELGVVIGRGGKNIAEADALKHVAGYCTCHDVSERKFQGYGSGQWVLGKSGDTFCPLGPWLVTADEVPDPQNLRLWCEVSGKMMQDGTTANMIFPVAHLISFVSRFMSLEPGDVMATGTPAGVGQGKKPRVFLKAGDKVRMAVEGLGEQESDIVAPA; encoded by the coding sequence ATGAAACTTGTGCGCTACGGCAGGCCGGGCAAGGAAAAGCCGGGTTTGGTCGACGATTCAGGCGCGATGCGCTCGTTGGCCGACGAAATCGATGACATTGATCCGTCCGTCCTGTCGGCGGCGGCGCTGAAGCGTCTCAGCCGGATTGACCCGGCGAGCCTGCCCAAGGTGCGCGGCAAGCCGCGCCTGGGTCCGCCGCTTGCCGGCATCAATAAGATTATCTGCATCGGCCTCAACTACACCGACCACGCTGAGGAGGTCGGCATGGCGGCGCCCGACAAGCCGATCGTCTTCTTCAAACCGACAACGACTCTGTGCGGCCCCAACGACGCGATCGAGCTGTTGCCCGACAGCCGCCATGGCGACTGGGAGGTCGAGCTGGGCGTCGTCATCGGGCGCGGCGGCAAGAACATCGCCGAGGCCGATGCGCTGAAGCATGTCGCCGGCTACTGCACCTGCCACGATGTCTCCGAGCGCAAGTTCCAGGGCTACGGCTCCGGTCAATGGGTACTCGGCAAGTCTGGCGACACGTTCTGTCCGCTCGGCCCCTGGCTGGTCACCGCCGACGAAGTGCCCGATCCCCAGAATTTGAGGCTGTGGTGCGAGGTCAGCGGCAAGATGATGCAGGACGGCACGACCGCCAACATGATCTTCCCGGTCGCCCACCTGATCAGCTTCGTCAGCCGCTTCATGTCGCTGGAGCCCGGCGACGTCATGGCAACCGGCACGCCCGCCGGCGTCGGCCAGGGCAAGAAACCGCGGGTGTTCCTGAAGGCCGGCGACAAGGTGCGCATGGCGGTCGAGGGGCTAGGCGAACAGGAAAGCGATATCGTCGCGCCTGCCTGA
- a CDS encoding APC family permease, whose protein sequence is MTSAQPKLDRSLGLGAVVLFGLAYMAPMIVFGTFGVLADKSEGTAAGAYLVALAAILLTAYSYGRMTSIHPVSGSAYSYTRRTINAHAGFLVGWAVLLDYFFLPMVIWLIGAAYLGAALPDIPSWIWVVAYVVLTSAINIIGIHFASRVNFILMVAQFLIVAAFMALAAHYVVEVSDGGSLLSADPFFQPGVPFSATLAGAALAVYSFLGFDAVSTLAEETIEPRKTMPRAIFLIALIGGGVFIGASYVTELAHPSTQFQNEDAAAFEIARKVGGDIFVTVFLIGMVVTQFTAGLSAQASVGRLLYAMGRDRVLPRRVFGYLNARFKTPVFNIVMAGLFGLLAIALDEATSTSFINFGAFTAFTFVNLSVIAHYLRHRHDGERRGLLLWVVVPGLGAILDLGLLASLDKDALILGVVWLAIGIGYLTYLTKGYKVPPPDLDIEEAEGAG, encoded by the coding sequence ATGACAAGCGCCCAGCCCAAGCTCGACCGCAGCCTGGGTCTGGGCGCGGTCGTGCTGTTCGGCCTGGCCTATATGGCGCCGATGATCGTCTTCGGCACCTTCGGCGTCCTGGCGGACAAGTCCGAAGGCACGGCGGCGGGGGCTTATCTGGTGGCGCTGGCCGCCATTCTGCTGACCGCCTACAGCTATGGGCGCATGACCTCGATCCATCCGGTATCGGGGTCGGCCTATAGCTACACAAGGCGCACGATCAACGCCCATGCCGGGTTCCTGGTCGGCTGGGCGGTCCTGCTCGACTACTTCTTCCTGCCCATGGTGATCTGGCTGATCGGCGCCGCCTATCTGGGCGCGGCGCTGCCCGACATCCCGTCGTGGATCTGGGTCGTCGCCTATGTCGTCCTGACGAGCGCGATCAACATCATCGGCATCCACTTCGCCAGCAGGGTGAACTTCATCCTGATGGTCGCTCAGTTTCTGATCGTCGCAGCGTTCATGGCGCTTGCCGCGCATTACGTTGTTGAGGTCTCGGACGGCGGCTCGCTGCTGTCGGCCGACCCCTTCTTCCAGCCGGGCGTGCCGTTCTCGGCGACACTCGCCGGCGCGGCGCTGGCGGTCTATTCGTTCCTGGGCTTCGATGCCGTCTCGACCCTGGCCGAGGAGACCATCGAACCGCGCAAGACCATGCCGCGCGCGATCTTCCTGATCGCGCTGATTGGCGGCGGCGTCTTTATCGGCGCCTCCTATGTCACCGAACTCGCGCATCCCTCGACCCAGTTCCAGAACGAGGACGCCGCGGCGTTCGAGATCGCGCGCAAGGTCGGCGGCGACATCTTCGTCACCGTCTTCCTGATCGGCATGGTCGTCACCCAGTTCACCGCCGGCCTGTCGGCCCAGGCGAGCGTCGGGCGCCTGCTTTACGCCATGGGCCGCGACCGCGTCTTGCCGCGCCGCGTCTTCGGCTACCTCAACGCGCGCTTCAAGACACCGGTCTTCAATATCGTCATGGCCGGCCTGTTCGGCCTGCTCGCCATCGCGCTCGACGAGGCAACCTCGACCTCGTTTATCAACTTCGGCGCCTTCACCGCCTTCACCTTCGTCAATCTCTCGGTGATCGCGCACTACCTGCGCCACCGCCATGACGGCGAACGGCGCGGCCTGTTGCTGTGGGTCGTCGTGCCGGGCCTGGGCGCCATTCTCGACCTCGGCCTTTTGGCGAGCCTGGACAAGGACGCACTGATCCTGGGCGTTGTCTGGCTCGCCATCGGGATCGGCTACCTCACCTACCTGACCAAGGGCTACAAGGTGCCACCCCCCGACCTCGACATCGAGGAGGCCGAGGGGGCGGGTTAG
- the sbmA gene encoding peptide antibiotic transporter SbmA — MFHSFFPNPRIFFPAALVWTGLSMAIWFIFGADLGESLSLGGLIGYGYPEAPPPEADEMAMDAYANQRLFAVDVWLYQYMIVAGAIFAFLVHRFLPHRWFWWSVVVASIIIFITWFLVQLDVMINNWFGRFYDAVQLALSEPGSISLTEYYLLLLDFLEIAMVFVIVASINRFIVSHFIFRWRTAMNDYYVANWQRLRHIEGASQRVQEDTMRFAAIMESLGVSLIDALMTLIAFLPILWALSEHVKEIPIIGEIPQALVVIAIVWSVFGTGLVALAGIRLPGLEFRNQRVEAAYRKELVFGEDDPSRAQPPTLDQLFADVRRNYFRLYLNYLYFNLVRISYLQVGVLVPYFALGPTIVSATITLGILQQIVRAFGRVESSFQYLINSWTTIVEMMSIYKRLHAFEATMQGRQLADIERDNRPD, encoded by the coding sequence GTGTTTCATTCGTTCTTTCCCAATCCCCGCATCTTTTTCCCCGCCGCTCTTGTGTGGACCGGGCTGTCGATGGCCATCTGGTTCATCTTCGGCGCCGATCTCGGCGAGTCGCTCAGCCTGGGCGGACTGATTGGCTACGGCTATCCCGAAGCCCCGCCGCCCGAGGCCGACGAGATGGCGATGGATGCCTACGCCAACCAACGCCTGTTCGCCGTCGATGTCTGGCTTTACCAGTACATGATCGTCGCTGGTGCCATCTTCGCCTTTCTGGTTCACCGCTTCTTGCCCCATCGCTGGTTCTGGTGGTCGGTCGTCGTGGCGTCGATCATCATCTTCATTACGTGGTTCCTGGTTCAGCTCGACGTCATGATCAACAACTGGTTTGGCCGTTTCTATGATGCCGTCCAGTTGGCTCTAAGCGAGCCTGGCTCGATCAGTCTGACAGAGTACTACCTGCTGTTGCTGGACTTCCTGGAGATCGCGATGGTCTTTGTCATCGTCGCCTCCATCAATCGGTTCATCGTCAGCCACTTCATCTTCCGCTGGCGTACGGCGATGAACGACTATTACGTCGCCAACTGGCAGAGACTGCGCCATATCGAGGGCGCGTCGCAGCGCGTTCAGGAAGACACCATGCGCTTTGCCGCCATCATGGAGAGCCTAGGTGTCAGTCTGATCGATGCACTAATGACGCTGATCGCTTTCCTGCCGATTCTTTGGGCTCTGTCGGAGCACGTCAAAGAGATACCGATCATCGGCGAAATCCCCCAGGCGCTTGTCGTTATCGCTATCGTGTGGTCTGTGTTCGGCACCGGTCTCGTGGCGCTTGCCGGCATTCGCCTACCGGGCCTGGAGTTCCGCAACCAACGCGTCGAGGCGGCCTATCGCAAAGAGCTTGTCTTCGGCGAAGATGATCCCAGCCGCGCGCAGCCACCGACGTTGGATCAACTGTTCGCCGACGTCCGACGCAACTATTTCCGGCTCTATCTGAACTACCTTTACTTCAACCTGGTACGCATCAGCTACCTGCAGGTCGGCGTACTCGTACCCTATTTTGCGCTTGGGCCGACAATCGTCTCCGCGACGATCACGCTCGGTATCCTGCAGCAGATTGTGCGCGCCTTCGGCCGTGTCGAAAGCTCGTTCCAGTACCTCATCAACTCCTGGACAACGATCGTCGAGATGATGTCGATCTACAAACGCCTCCACGCTTTTGAGGCCACCATGCAAGGCAGACAGTTAGCGGACATCGAACGCGACAACCGGCCTGACTAA
- a CDS encoding GNAT family N-acetyltransferase, with amino-acid sequence MRLRTATKDDLQAIVALLADDVLGATRERLEDPLPAAYVEAFDAIERQSGNRIIVAVDDNDDVMGCLQLTLTPGLARHGMMRATIEAVRIARNHRNTGLGEQMFRFAIDEAKKAGCGLVQLTTDRTRPDAHRFYERLGFEPSHIGMKLNL; translated from the coding sequence ATGAGACTACGTACCGCGACCAAAGACGACCTTCAGGCGATTGTGGCCCTGCTGGCCGATGACGTCCTGGGCGCGACAAGGGAGCGGCTGGAGGATCCTCTGCCTGCCGCCTATGTCGAGGCGTTCGACGCCATCGAACGGCAGTCCGGCAACCGGATCATTGTTGCCGTCGACGACAACGACGATGTCATGGGCTGCCTTCAGCTGACATTGACGCCGGGCCTCGCCCGCCACGGCATGATGAGGGCAACGATCGAGGCCGTCCGCATCGCCCGAAACCACCGCAACACCGGTCTTGGCGAACAGATGTTCAGATTTGCCATTGACGAGGCGAAGAAAGCGGGCTGCGGCCTCGTTCAGCTAACAACCGACCGGACCAGGCCCGACGCCCATCGTTTCTACGAGAGGCTCGGCTTCGAACCCAGTCACATCGGCATGAAACTCAATCTCTAG
- a CDS encoding aromatic ring-hydroxylating dioxygenase subunit alpha, translating into MTIMKQLNLDDFVSAEQVACLRRPVGEAEGLPGRVYADPDFFELERKMIFPRGWMAIAYESDVAEPGDAQPVSIAGWDFIVARNRQGEVKVFHNICRHRSMTVLTEPCKKAQRLQCPWHGWTYDLNGRLIATPDIGGIDETTGKVSAEQPGIEKATLGLREVRSETWMHFVFVNIDGQAEPFEDFIRPVHERVPDHDLSVVQFSGLTTEAQFDGNWKLAIETGCEDYHLPWVHPQIGPRSGVFRGERGGNTYVSIASRRETEVLTGDTLPMFPHYNGKKVGEDGLSRELVLFFIVPNAIVSVLDDHVVTNIYYPMAHDRTPTRRAFHFIGEAATDDEHRATREAVRDAWIKVGEQDFPMVREVQTKHAQRDELGMETRFSAYWESAVHHFQNLVVDRLQA; encoded by the coding sequence ATGACCATCATGAAACAGCTCAATCTCGATGACTTTGTCAGCGCCGAACAGGTCGCGTGCCTGCGCCGTCCGGTCGGCGAGGCCGAGGGCCTGCCGGGCCGAGTCTATGCCGACCCCGACTTCTTCGAGCTGGAGCGCAAGATGATTTTCCCGCGCGGCTGGATGGCGATCGCTTATGAGTCGGACGTTGCCGAGCCGGGCGACGCCCAACCGGTTTCGATTGCCGGTTGGGACTTCATCGTGGCACGCAACCGCCAGGGCGAGGTCAAGGTGTTCCACAATATCTGCCGGCACAGGTCGATGACCGTGCTGACCGAGCCCTGCAAGAAGGCCCAAAGGCTGCAGTGTCCCTGGCACGGCTGGACCTATGACCTCAACGGCCGGCTGATCGCGACGCCGGATATCGGTGGCATCGACGAGACGACCGGCAAGGTCAGCGCCGAGCAGCCGGGCATCGAGAAGGCAACGCTGGGCTTGCGCGAGGTGCGCAGTGAGACCTGGATGCACTTCGTCTTCGTCAACATCGACGGCCAAGCCGAGCCGTTCGAGGACTTCATCCGCCCGGTTCACGAGCGTGTCCCCGACCACGACCTCTCGGTCGTGCAGTTCTCAGGCCTGACGACCGAGGCGCAGTTCGACGGCAACTGGAAGCTCGCCATCGAGACCGGATGCGAGGACTACCACCTGCCTTGGGTTCACCCTCAGATCGGACCCAGGAGCGGCGTCTTCCGTGGCGAGCGGGGCGGCAACACCTATGTCTCGATCGCCAGCCGACGCGAGACAGAAGTGCTGACCGGCGACACTCTGCCGATGTTCCCCCATTACAACGGCAAGAAGGTGGGTGAAGACGGGCTCTCGCGGGAGCTCGTGCTCTTCTTTATCGTGCCCAACGCCATCGTCTCCGTCCTGGACGACCACGTCGTCACCAACATCTATTATCCGATGGCCCATGATCGGACGCCGACGCGCCGCGCCTTTCACTTCATCGGCGAGGCGGCGACGGACGACGAACACCGCGCGACCCGCGAGGCGGTGCGCGACGCCTGGATCAAGGTCGGCGAGCAGGACTTCCCCATGGTGCGCGAGGTCCAGACCAAGCACGCCCAGCGCGACGAGCTCGGCATGGAGACACGGTTCTCGGCCTACTGGGAAAGCGCCGTGCATCATTTCCAGAACCTGGTCGTCGACCGGTTGCAGGCCTGA
- a CDS encoding TetR family transcriptional regulator C-terminal domain-containing protein gives MPKVVNHDARREEVAEATWRVIAKHGVDGATLREIAREAGFTTGVIHHYFRDRGELMAFAYQLIAEQTAERLTETLAVLPAGMPRVRATIEALAPGELKSGRVAALLGFWSSATIDDRHRALNMSFYDRYRGLVREQVEDAIAVGDLPRHLDPDDTADQLVALGEGIFVRTALDPKRFSPERRAQLISSTLAMFAADTAPEEETTP, from the coding sequence ATGCCTAAGGTCGTGAACCATGATGCCCGCCGCGAAGAGGTCGCCGAAGCGACATGGCGCGTGATCGCCAAGCACGGCGTTGACGGCGCGACGCTGCGCGAGATCGCGCGTGAGGCCGGTTTTACGACCGGGGTTATTCACCACTATTTCCGCGACCGCGGTGAACTCATGGCATTCGCTTATCAGCTGATCGCCGAGCAGACCGCTGAACGTCTGACGGAGACCCTGGCGGTCTTGCCCGCGGGCATGCCGCGGGTACGCGCGACGATCGAAGCGCTGGCGCCGGGCGAGCTCAAGTCCGGGCGTGTCGCCGCGCTTCTCGGCTTTTGGTCCAGCGCGACCATCGATGATCGCCATCGTGCGCTGAACATGTCGTTCTATGACCGCTATCGCGGCTTGGTCCGCGAGCAGGTCGAGGACGCTATCGCGGTCGGCGATCTGCCACGCCACCTGGACCCCGACGACACCGCCGATCAGCTGGTCGCCCTGGGAGAGGGCATATTCGTGCGGACCGCGCTTGACCCCAAGCGCTTTTCGCCAGAGCGGCGCGCGCAACTGATCAGCAGCACGCTCGCCATGTTTGCCGCCGATACGGCACCGGAAGAGGAGACGACCCCATGA
- a CDS encoding aromatic ring-hydroxylating dioxygenase subunit alpha — translation MSAPQTLTDTLPAAWYHDPDQYERERHLIFARNWWLVGREAELDRAGAYLTANVAGWPVFAVRDRVGGLRAFHNVCRHRAGPLFTDAGGRCQTLRCQYHGWMYGFDGSLRTAPGFPDSGALDKSKFGLFPVRVETWRGLVFVCLEEAAPDLAAWMGDVDRLVDDYPATETFVFLDETTIAGACDWKAYGDNSCEGYHLPFVHGALNKAVSDADIRTYENGGFVGFHVDYGGTSDVRANKGLWIYKYPGLLLHYSDRALNIEQVEPDGSGAMTIRSWYWFPAGEEDYGRSYIKDSIAVMDEDMGVCVKVQKNLEAGIYQSGKLSPEKEPGTIFFQALIREALEADPPRLGLAA, via the coding sequence ATGTCCGCGCCGCAAACCCTGACCGACACGCTGCCCGCCGCGTGGTACCACGATCCCGATCAGTACGAGCGTGAGCGCCACTTGATCTTTGCGCGCAACTGGTGGCTGGTTGGGCGCGAGGCCGAGCTCGATCGGGCCGGCGCCTATCTCACAGCCAATGTGGCGGGCTGGCCGGTGTTCGCCGTGCGCGACCGCGTCGGCGGCTTACGCGCCTTCCACAATGTCTGCCGCCACCGCGCAGGGCCCCTGTTCACCGACGCCGGCGGTCGCTGCCAAACCCTGCGCTGCCAGTATCACGGCTGGATGTATGGCTTTGACGGCAGCCTCAGAACGGCGCCGGGCTTCCCCGATTCAGGCGCCCTCGACAAATCGAAGTTCGGGCTGTTTCCCGTGCGCGTCGAAACCTGGCGGGGGCTTGTCTTTGTCTGTCTCGAAGAAGCCGCGCCGGACCTCGCAGCCTGGATGGGCGATGTCGATCGCCTGGTGGATGACTACCCGGCGACGGAGACGTTTGTCTTTCTTGACGAGACGACGATCGCCGGCGCCTGCGACTGGAAGGCCTATGGCGACAATTCGTGTGAAGGTTACCACCTGCCCTTCGTTCACGGAGCGCTGAATAAGGCGGTCTCCGATGCCGACATCCGGACCTACGAGAATGGCGGCTTCGTTGGTTTCCATGTCGACTACGGCGGCACGTCGGACGTGCGCGCCAACAAGGGGCTGTGGATCTATAAGTACCCCGGCCTGTTGCTGCACTACTCCGACCGCGCCCTCAACATCGAGCAGGTCGAGCCCGACGGCTCAGGTGCCATGACCATCCGCTCGTGGTACTGGTTTCCGGCAGGCGAGGAGGACTATGGCCGGTCCTACATCAAGGATTCCATCGCCGTGATGGACGAAGACATGGGAGTGTGCGTAAAGGTTCAGAAGAACCTGGAAGCCGGCATCTACCAGTCCGGCAAGCTGTCACCGGAAAAGGAGCCCGGCACCATCTTCTTCCAGGCTCTCATCCGCGAGGCGCTGGAGGCCGATCCGCCGCGCCTCGGTTTGGCCGCATGA
- a CDS encoding glutathione S-transferase family protein — protein MTTPVLYIGNKNYSSWSLRPWLVFEHFGLPFEEKLIPLFDDKWDAAIAEVSPSHKVPCLVDGDLTIWETLAIIEYATDRHPQAAIWPDGFEARAVARSVACEMHAGFADLRSAMPMNIRKSLPGRGHTPGALNDVAQIQERWNRCRGDYGSGGDFLFGAFSAADAMYAPVASRLLTYGVDLDPVSSAYVDAIVALPAMQAWSEAARQEPWVIAEEELD, from the coding sequence ATGACTACACCCGTCCTCTATATCGGCAACAAAAACTATTCGTCGTGGTCGCTCAGGCCGTGGCTGGTCTTCGAGCATTTCGGTCTGCCGTTCGAGGAAAAACTGATTCCGTTGTTCGACGACAAATGGGATGCGGCAATCGCTGAGGTCTCACCGTCGCACAAGGTGCCGTGCCTGGTCGACGGCGATCTGACCATCTGGGAGACCCTGGCGATAATCGAGTATGCCACCGATCGCCATCCCCAGGCCGCTATCTGGCCAGACGGTTTCGAGGCACGCGCGGTCGCGCGCAGCGTTGCCTGCGAAATGCATGCGGGTTTTGCCGACCTGCGTTCGGCGATGCCGATGAACATCCGCAAGTCCCTGCCCGGCCGTGGCCATACGCCCGGCGCGCTGAACGATGTCGCTCAGATCCAGGAACGGTGGAACCGATGCCGCGGCGATTACGGCAGCGGCGGCGACTTCCTGTTCGGCGCCTTCTCGGCCGCCGACGCCATGTACGCGCCGGTCGCCAGCCGACTGTTGACCTATGGTGTCGACCTCGACCCCGTCTCGTCTGCCTATGTCGATGCGATCGTAGCGCTGCCGGCCATGCAGGCCTGGAGCGAGGCTGCGCGCCAGGAACCCTGGGTCATCGCCGAAGAAGAACTGGACTAA
- a CDS encoding metalloregulator ArsR/SmtB family transcription factor, with amino-acid sequence MPDLSRTFAALSDTTRRAIVAQLADGDMPISDLAAPYAMSLTAVSKHVRVLSDAGLVRVTKRGRTRYCSLMATPMKDAAEWLDGYRAFWDGQFDSLSRYLDDLDKN; translated from the coding sequence ATGCCCGATCTAAGTCGAACCTTTGCCGCGCTGAGCGACACCACGCGGCGCGCGATCGTTGCTCAGCTCGCCGATGGTGACATGCCCATATCCGATCTGGCGGCACCGTATGCGATGTCGCTGACGGCCGTGTCCAAGCATGTCCGAGTGCTCTCAGATGCCGGTCTTGTCCGTGTCACCAAACGGGGGCGCACCAGGTACTGCAGCCTGATGGCAACACCGATGAAGGATGCCGCCGAATGGTTGGACGGATATCGCGCGTTTTGGGACGGCCAGTTCGACTCGCTGTCTCGCTATCTGGACGACCTGGACAAGAATTAG